The Dehalococcoidia bacterium genomic interval TCTTTGGTGATAATGCCCTAGGCTGGCGCTTTTTCCCCGTAATGTTCGGCACGGCCTCGATTATTCTCTTTTATCTGGTTTGCCAGAAACTGACTCGCAGACGATATGTTCCCCTTCTGGCCACATTCCTTTTCGCCTTTGAAAACAGCTCTTTTGTCCAGTCCGGAGTGGCCATGCTCGACGTTTTCATCGTCACGTTCATGCTGGCTGCCTTCCTGCTCTATCTCCGCGGATGGTATATCTCTTCAGGCGTCGCTCTCGCCCTCTCTGCCCTGGTGAAATTTTCCGCCGCCTCCGCCGGCATCGCTATCTTTCTGCATTGGATATTTACTCGCCGGAAACCAAAACAAGACGGGATCAAGTTTTTGATCGCAGCCCCAGTTGCCTATATGGCCCTGATGCCCTTGGGAGATTATCTAGCCACCGGCGACCTTCTTTATCCCTGGGACCGGATTCACTACATGGTCACCACCATGTCCACTCTGACGTTCTCTAACGTGACAGCAGGTAATGCCAGCTACCCCTGGGAATGGGTCTGGTCCCCAGAAGGCATGGCGTTCTGGTACACTCCCTCGTATATGAGCGGCATCAACTGGACGCTGTGGGCCCTTATCATTCCATCGATGGCCTTTGCGATCTATGGGGCGGTCAAACGCAACTCCCTTTTGCTTTTCGCCAGCCTCTGGTTCGCCGCCACTTATCTGGTCTGGTTCCCTGTTTGGCTGATCACTGACCGAATCATGTTCAGATTCTATTTTTATCCCACGGTCGGGGCAGTCTGCCTGGCGCTTGGATTTGCCCTATCCCAAATCATGAGTCTCGCTGCACGGCAAACCAGCCAAAGAGTTATCTGGATAATCACCGGGGCAGTCGCCACATGGCTGATTGCCAATCTGGTGATATTTGTATTCATGTCCCCGCTGCTATGATTTCAAAGCGCCTTCCCGGCTATGGCAAACAAAACGATATATGGCGTCCCTGCAAAAAGCCGGTATCGGAATTCTGATTGAGTCACCCTGATATTATGCTGCGAAGTTTAAAGTCTGAGTGAATCGGCTGGCGGGTCGAATTTAGCGCCAAAACAAGCGCCAA includes:
- a CDS encoding phospholipid carrier-dependent glycosyltransferase, encoding METTPVSTPVPVPTPETIPAPPPKWFKKWENLAAIGLALLVMGLHFIVINNPHDMVLDEQHYVPEANRILDGEDLQRLEHPPLGKLLIAAGIEIFGDNALGWRFFPVMFGTASIILFYLVCQKLTRRRYVPLLATFLFAFENSSFVQSGVAMLDVFIVTFMLAAFLLYLRGWYISSGVALALSALVKFSAASAGIAIFLHWIFTRRKPKQDGIKFLIAAPVAYMALMPLGDYLATGDLLYPWDRIHYMVTTMSTLTFSNVTAGNASYPWEWVWSPEGMAFWYTPSYMSGINWTLWALIIPSMAFAIYGAVKRNSLLLFASLWFAATYLVWFPVWLITDRIMFRFYFYPTVGAVCLALGFALSQIMSLAARQTSQRVIWIITGAVATWLIANLVIFVFMSPLL